In Oikeobacillus pervagus, the genomic stretch CTAGGAAGGCCAGAGATCCACTGCTTAAGTTGACTTTGAATTAAATTTTTGATTTTCTTATTCGTCTTTTTTAACGCATCTTGAAGAAGCTCGATTAACTGCTGTAATGCGACAGCCCAATCAAGTTCATTTACTTCATCACATAATTCGTAAAATAGTCCGCCAATGGTGCGTTGGTCGGTGTTACAGCGATTTTGCCACGAAAGCACAATAAAACGTGCAAAGACAATAGTGGTATGACTAATCACCCCATCATATGAGCGACTTTGGAATTCTTTTTGAAGTTTTAAGAGAGATTTGGTTGTCTTAAAGAAAACCTCAATATCCCAACGCATCCCATAAATTCGGATGATTTCCTGCTCTGAAAGGGTGCAATCGGTACTCAGGATGGCAAGCCATTCGCTTTTCTTGTTTCTGTTTTGAATGAATACAACTTTAACGGATGTCCCATTCGCCATCATCGTATGGATGGAACGAAGAATTCCTTTCCTAGATTGAACGGGATCGGCTAAGCGATAAAGTTGCTTTAAAGAAACCTTTTTCCCGTTTACGTTATAACGTTGTTTTGTTTCTTTGACCATGCCAATTACGTCTAATCCCTGTTCTACAACTGCTTTAACAAGTGGTGGCAATGTAAACCAAGTATCCATTAGGACATAACTTGCGTCTATGCCATTCGCTAGCGCACGTTTGATCATATCAGGAATCTGCTCTGGCGCTGATTGTAAAGCATTTTTACGGCGTTTGTAGCCACAAGTGCGCTTGTCAATTTGTTCAGAGATTCCATTGATTTGAGCTTTCTTTGAGCTAAGTAAAGAAAAGTCGATGGGCATAAATGTGTAACCATCAGACCAGCCTAAAGTCAACATACGAAAGCCTTTGTAGAAACGCATTTTAAGGGATGCGTGATCAAAGCAGCGTGCTAGTAATTCAACCTTTTTACTACGATTTCTATCATAGGCCGAATCATCCACAATCAATACTTTTGGACGATTCTTATTGGTCAGACGAGTTACTTTTTGAATCGTAAAAGAACTTAAAAGCAGCAAGAAACGGCGCCAATTAAATGTTGAGTGATTTAAAAAGCGATAAACGGCATCCTTGGCTGGAAATTTATCTGCTTTCTTTGACTCAAGAAGGGAAAACCAATTTTTGTGTTGAAAAATCAAACAGAAAACAAGTTGAAATAAGTAAGAACAGCTAAAACCAAAGGATTTTTTAATCCCTGCTTTGCGCAAATGTTTATTCATTTCAAGTTCGGAAAAAACAGAATCAAGTTCTTTGGGTAGTTGATTGTATTGGCTATTTTGGTCTATCATATAGGGGACACCTCTTCTGTATGGTAGTGATTTCTAGTCAATCTCACTATACCAAAGATTGAGGTGTTTTTTTATTTTAAAAAAGG encodes the following:
- a CDS encoding IS4 family transposase gives rise to the protein MIDQNSQYNQLPKELDSVFSELEMNKHLRKAGIKKSFGFSCSYLFQLVFCLIFQHKNWFSLLESKKADKFPAKDAVYRFLNHSTFNWRRFLLLLSSFTIQKVTRLTNKNRPKVLIVDDSAYDRNRSKKVELLARCFDHASLKMRFYKGFRMLTLGWSDGYTFMPIDFSLLSSKKAQINGISEQIDKRTCGYKRRKNALQSAPEQIPDMIKRALANGIDASYVLMDTWFTLPPLVKAVVEQGLDVIGMVKETKQRYNVNGKKVSLKQLYRLADPVQSRKGILRSIHTMMANGTSVKVVFIQNRNKKSEWLAILSTDCTLSEQEIIRIYGMRWDIEVFFKTTKSLLKLQKEFQSRSYDGVISHTTIVFARFIVLSWQNRCNTDQRTIGGLFYELCDEVNELDWAVALQQLIELLQDALKKTNKKIKNLIQSQLKQWISGLP